CGTGATTGCATTTGATGAAGCCTATAGCAAGCCGACCACTTCAGGACCCTTTGCTCAGCTAATTCATGCCGCCATTGAAACAGGCATTGCACGCGCTGCCTTTGAAGAAACCTTGATTCATGTCCGTCAAGCCCGTCCTTGGATTGATTCAGGGGTCGATTACGCCACCCAAGATCCTCTGACTTTATTTGAATTGGGACGTGTCGTGACTGATGTGCGTGCATCTGAAGTTTTGTTAAAACGCGCGGCTAAATCAGTGGACTTGGCCAAAGCTGACCCCACTGAACATCATGTCGCTAAAGCTTCATTAGATGTCGCTAAAGTGCGCGCGCACAGTACAGAGACTGCACTTAAAGCGTCCTCAAAATTGATCGAGCTGGCAGGCAGTCGTGGCAGTCAGCGTCAAACGGGATTAGATCGTTTTTGGCGTAATGCTCGGGTTCATACCCTACATGATGCCTCACGCTGGAAATATTATTTCATTGCTAATTTTGCATTAAATGGTGTTGTTCCTCCCCGCCGAGGAACACTGTAATGACCATTACGCCAAAGAAAATTTTACTCAATGCCTTTGATATGAACTCTGTTGGACATATCAATCACGGTCTATGGACCCATCCCAGAGATGAATCACATCGTTTCAATGAGCTGAGCTATTGGACAGATTTAGCCCAAACCTTGGAAAAAGGTTTATTTGATGGATTATTTATTGCCGATATTACGGGCGTATATGATGTCTATCAGAATGGTCTCGATTTAACCTTAAAAGAGTCCATTCAACTTCCAAGTCATGATCCAAGTACATTGGTATCTGCTATGGCAGCAGTTACGCACCATCTCGGGTTTGGAATTACGGTCAATTTAAGTTATGAGTCTCCTTATCAATTTGCACGGCGATTTGCCAGTTTAGATCATTTGAGTCATGGTCGTATTGGATGGAATATCGTAACGGGTTATCTAGACAGTGCCGAACGGCTGATTGGACAAAAAGGCTTAAAAGATCATGACCTACGTTATGATCAGGCAGAAGAATTTTTAGAACTTTGCTATAAGTTTTGGGAAGGTTCATGGGAAAATGATGCGGTAGTGAAAGACAAGAAAAATCGCATCTTTACAGACCCTAAAAAAGTGCACGCCATTCAACATCATGGACCGTTTTATCAAAGCCAAGGCGTGTTTCAAGTGTCGCCATCTATTCAACGCACCCCTGTCCTGTTCCAAGCGGGTTCATCTGCCAAAGGCTTAAGTTTTGCTACACGTCATGCAGAAGGGATTTTTATTGGTGGTGATCAGCCTGAAAAAATAAAAAAACAAGTAAATGACATTCGTCTATTGGCATTAGAACAAGGGCGTCCTGCTGAGGAAATTAAAATTTTCGTCGGTATTACCGTAGTCACTGCTGCAACAGATCAATTGGCACAGGAAAAGCTAGCAGAGTACGAACGCTATGCCAGCCCAGAAGCAGGACTCGCACATTATTCAAGTTCAGTTGGTA
This genomic window from Acinetobacter sp. TGL-Y2 contains:
- a CDS encoding LLM class flavin-dependent oxidoreductase, translated to MTITPKKILLNAFDMNSVGHINHGLWTHPRDESHRFNELSYWTDLAQTLEKGLFDGLFIADITGVYDVYQNGLDLTLKESIQLPSHDPSTLVSAMAAVTHHLGFGITVNLSYESPYQFARRFASLDHLSHGRIGWNIVTGYLDSAERLIGQKGLKDHDLRYDQAEEFLELCYKFWEGSWENDAVVKDKKNRIFTDPKKVHAIQHHGPFYQSQGVFQVSPSIQRTPVLFQAGSSAKGLSFATRHAEGIFIGGDQPEKIKKQVNDIRLLALEQGRPAEEIKIFVGITVVTAATDQLAQEKLAEYERYASPEAGLAHYSSSVGIDLSKFTDDEAIPYQKTNSIASVNQKFKEQKISKNDLKAQHRLGGRYPLIVGSAETVADALIQLMDDTGIDGFNLTRTVAPESHHDFIDLVIPVLQQRGRYKTEYDSGSLRHKIFQKGHHLPANHPAQQFRCQSSHSTIKTKDLTKQTA